One Candidatus Korarchaeum sp. genomic region harbors:
- a CDS encoding 2-hydroxymuconate tautomerase family protein, with amino-acid sequence MPVVFVHVWRGFSNEAKKRVIEGITKVFVELGIPTEAVEVLINEVPMENWGIAGQQASERFKEVKVP; translated from the coding sequence ATGCCCGTGGTCTTCGTTCACGTCTGGAGGGGGTTCTCGAACGAAGCTAAGAAGAGGGTGATAGAGGGAATAACGAAAGTTTTCGTGGAACTCGGAATACCTACCGAAGCCGTTGAGGTCTTGATAAACGAGGTCCCAATGGAGAACTGGGGGATAGCTGGTCAGCAGGCTAGTGAGAGATTCAAGGAGGTCAAGGTGCCCTAA
- a CDS encoding 30S ribosomal protein S27ae: protein MKHRSVQAWKYYSVEGDKLVRKRKQCPRCGCFMADHKNRYSCGGCGYTEFKGKK from the coding sequence TTGAAACACAGATCGGTTCAGGCTTGGAAGTACTATTCAGTCGAGGGGGATAAGCTGGTGAGAAAGAGGAAGCAGTGCCCCAGGTGCGGCTGCTTCATGGCCGATCACAAGAACAGGTACTCCTGCGGGGGATGCGGTTACACAGAGTTTAAGGGAAAGAAGTAA